One Faecalicatena sp. Marseille-Q4148 DNA window includes the following coding sequences:
- a CDS encoding transporter — MKPAVLKISLVLLFFCMLLRPETVFLGARSGLLLWFETVLPTLLPFILISNLLIHTNAFSYLTRLFGPIIRQLFGTSEEGSFAVLTGFLCGYPMGAKTTADLIRSGHITQAEGTYLLSFCNNTSIGFIMNYIFFNILQRKDLAVPGLFILLLSPVLASIFFRIFYYHKYHLRTFQSPKSQAGASHSCSIKFDLLDTCIMNSFETITNIGGYIIFFSILLALLQESSILPPCAKLFLPALEMTNGILLLTKMFPSSDFLFPAVCALTSFGGICAAAQTNCMIRGSGLRIVPYLIEKLITALVTSLLCLLYLHHIL, encoded by the coding sequence ATGAAACCTGCTGTCTTGAAAATTTCTCTTGTCCTGCTGTTTTTCTGTATGCTGCTCCGTCCGGAAACAGTATTTCTCGGCGCCAGATCCGGACTCCTCCTCTGGTTTGAAACTGTACTTCCTACACTGCTTCCTTTTATTCTAATTTCCAACCTGCTTATACATACCAATGCATTTTCTTACTTAACCCGCCTTTTCGGTCCAATCATCCGGCAGCTTTTTGGAACATCCGAAGAAGGCAGTTTTGCCGTACTGACAGGATTTCTCTGCGGCTACCCTATGGGGGCAAAAACAACGGCAGATCTTATCCGCTCCGGTCATATTACACAGGCAGAGGGAACTTATTTACTTTCTTTTTGTAATAATACGAGTATCGGATTTATTATGAATTACATTTTTTTTAATATACTGCAAAGAAAAGATCTGGCTGTTCCCGGCCTGTTTATTCTCCTGCTCTCTCCGGTTCTTGCAAGTATATTTTTTAGAATATTTTATTATCACAAATATCATCTGCGAACTTTCCAAAGTCCAAAATCACAAGCCGGAGCATCACACAGCTGTTCTATAAAATTTGATCTTTTGGATACCTGTATTATGAATAGCTTTGAAACCATTACAAATATCGGAGGATATATTATCTTTTTCTCGATTCTTCTTGCTCTTCTTCAGGAAAGCAGCATCCTTCCGCCATGTGCAAAGCTCTTTCTTCCGGCTTTGGAAATGACAAATGGTATTTTACTTTTAACAAAAATGTTTCCGTCGTCGGATTTTCTTTTTCCAGCCGTGTGTGCTCTGACTTCCTTTGGGGGAATCTGTGCCGCCGCCCAGACAAACTGCATGATCCGCGGCAGCGGTCTTCGCATAGTACCTTATCTAATAGAAAAGCTGATCACCGCTTTGGTGACCAGCCTGCTTTGTTTGCTCTATTTACATCATATCCTCTGA
- a CDS encoding ATPase gives MSSRIEQIIEEIEEYIDSCKFQPLSTTKIIVNKDQMDELLRELRMKTPDEIKRYQKIIANKDAILADAQAKADSMLEQAQVHTNELVSEHEIMQQAYAQANEIVMAATEQAQQILDNATSDANDIRIGAIQYTNDLLANAENIIGHTLDSYTTKYDGLVSSLQECYETVHRNREELEIPERSSNGLESEFGGVVSEDMM, from the coding sequence ATGAGCAGCCGTATTGAGCAGATTATTGAAGAAATTGAAGAGTATATTGACAGCTGTAAATTTCAGCCGTTATCAACAACAAAGATTATTGTAAATAAAGATCAGATGGATGAACTGCTTCGTGAACTTAGAATGAAGACACCGGATGAGATTAAACGCTATCAGAAGATTATTGCCAACAAAGATGCGATTCTTGCAGATGCACAGGCAAAGGCCGACAGTATGTTAGAGCAGGCACAGGTACATACGAATGAACTTGTCAGCGAACATGAGATTATGCAGCAGGCTTACGCGCAGGCAAACGAGATTGTCATGGCAGCAACAGAGCAGGCACAGCAGATTCTTGACAATGCTACGAGTGATGCCAATGATATCCGCATTGGCGCAATTCAGTACACGAATGACCTTCTGGCCAATGCAGAGAATATTATTGGGCATACACTGGACAGCTATACAACAAAGTATGATGGTCTTGTGTCTTCTCTTCAGGAGTGTTATGAGACAGTACACCGTAACCGTGAGGAGCTGGAGATTCCGGAACGCTCTTCAAATGGTCTGGAATCTGAATTCGGCGGTGTCGTTTCAGAGGATATGATGTAA
- a CDS encoding RsmB/NOP family class I SAM-dependent RNA methyltransferase: protein MNLPKAFEEKMKLLLKEEFEDYIACYEEPRFYGLRVNTAKISVEEFQKICPFEIHPIPWIENGFYYDGDQIQPSKHPYYYAGLYYLQEPSAMTPANRLPVSPGERVLDVCAAPGGKATELGAKLAGDGVLVANDISNSRAKGLLKNLEVFGVKNMLVLSEEPGKLIDYFPEYFDKILIDAPCSGEGMFRKDKKMVKAWEEHGPEFFAKLQRSIITQAAQMLRPGGMILYSTCTFDAMENEGTIEYLLTQYPEFEICEIAPYEHFAKGMPEATMSGNPEFEKTVRIFPHKMHGEGHFLALLKKKGTKEQQSQGKKNKKPTAIPEPLEMFFKDTNWELEGDRLEIHGERVYYMPEQIPDVRGLRFLRTGLYLGDLKKQRFEPSQALAMAFTKEEYRHCISLKADDERVIKYLKGETLEVDDLVTGKDKGWQLVLVDGYPLGWGKLSNGTLKNKYLPGWRWMSS from the coding sequence ATGAATTTACCGAAAGCATTTGAAGAGAAAATGAAACTACTTCTGAAAGAAGAGTTTGAAGATTATATTGCATGTTACGAAGAACCACGTTTTTATGGACTGCGCGTAAATACCGCAAAGATTAGTGTAGAAGAATTTCAGAAGATCTGCCCTTTTGAAATTCATCCGATTCCGTGGATTGAGAATGGATTTTATTATGACGGCGATCAGATACAGCCGTCAAAACATCCCTATTATTACGCAGGGCTTTACTATCTGCAGGAACCAAGCGCCATGACTCCGGCAAATCGCCTTCCGGTCAGTCCGGGAGAACGGGTTTTGGACGTCTGTGCGGCTCCGGGAGGAAAGGCCACAGAGCTTGGTGCGAAACTCGCAGGAGACGGAGTGCTTGTTGCCAATGATATCAGTAACTCCAGAGCGAAAGGTCTTTTAAAGAATCTGGAAGTATTTGGTGTAAAAAATATGCTGGTACTCAGTGAAGAGCCTGGAAAGCTGATTGATTATTTTCCGGAATATTTTGACAAGATACTGATCGATGCACCGTGTTCCGGAGAAGGGATGTTCCGCAAAGATAAGAAAATGGTAAAGGCATGGGAAGAGCATGGTCCGGAGTTTTTTGCGAAGCTTCAGAGAAGCATTATCACGCAGGCAGCACAAATGCTGCGTCCGGGTGGTATGATTTTATATTCTACTTGTACATTTGATGCAATGGAGAATGAAGGTACGATAGAATATCTGCTGACGCAGTATCCAGAATTCGAAATCTGTGAGATTGCCCCGTACGAACATTTTGCAAAAGGAATGCCGGAGGCAACCATGTCCGGTAATCCGGAATTTGAAAAGACAGTCCGTATTTTTCCGCATAAAATGCACGGAGAAGGACATTTTCTTGCGCTGCTGAAAAAGAAGGGGACAAAAGAGCAGCAATCTCAGGGAAAGAAGAATAAAAAGCCAACAGCAATTCCGGAACCGCTGGAAATGTTTTTCAAGGATACGAATTGGGAGCTGGAAGGCGACCGGCTTGAAATTCATGGCGAGCGGGTATATTATATGCCGGAGCAGATTCCGGACGTGAGAGGCCTGCGGTTTTTGCGGACAGGATTGTATCTTGGCGATTTGAAAAAGCAGCGTTTTGAGCCAAGTCAGGCGCTGGCGATGGCATTTACGAAGGAGGAATACCGTCATTGCATTTCTCTAAAAGCAGATGACGAGAGGGTAATTAAGTACCTGAAGGGAGAAACACTGGAAGTGGATGATCTTGTGACAGGAAAAGACAAGGGATGGCAGCTTGTACTGGTAGACGGATATCCGCTGGGCTGGGGCAAACTAAGCAACGGAACACTTAAGAATAAATATCTGCCAGGCTGGAGATGGATGTCATCATGA
- a CDS encoding rRNA pseudouridine synthase, whose translation MDVIMMRLDKFLSEMGVGTRSELKKAIRAGAVQIDGRTALRPEEKVEPEQQEITYQGKQIGYVQYEYYMLNKPAGVISATEDAAARTVLDLIGTKKRKDLFPVGRLDKDTEGLLLITNDGDLAHRLLSPKKHVDKVYFARIAGRVTEEDKEAFALGVDIGDEKLTLPAELQILCSDEVSEIKLTIREGRFHQVKRMFEAVGKEVIYLKRLSMGQLVLDDSLAAGAYRELTKEELNLLC comes from the coding sequence ATGGATGTCATCATGATGAGATTAGATAAATTTCTTTCAGAAATGGGCGTGGGAACGCGCAGCGAATTAAAAAAAGCAATCCGTGCCGGTGCAGTGCAGATTGACGGAAGAACAGCGTTAAGACCGGAAGAAAAAGTGGAACCAGAACAACAGGAAATTACTTATCAGGGAAAACAGATCGGTTATGTCCAATATGAATACTATATGTTAAATAAACCGGCTGGCGTGATTTCTGCAACGGAAGATGCAGCTGCCAGAACAGTGTTAGATCTTATTGGAACAAAAAAACGCAAAGACCTCTTTCCGGTAGGAAGACTTGATAAGGATACGGAAGGTCTTTTGCTGATCACAAATGACGGGGATCTGGCTCATCGTCTGCTGTCACCGAAAAAGCATGTAGATAAAGTTTATTTTGCACGGATCGCAGGCCGGGTTACAGAGGAAGACAAGGAAGCATTTGCACTTGGCGTAGACATCGGAGATGAGAAATTAACGCTTCCGGCAGAACTCCAGATCCTGTGTTCCGATGAAGTTTCGGAAATCAAGCTGACAATCCGGGAGGGAAGATTTCATCAGGTAAAACGAATGTTTGAGGCAGTCGGAAAAGAAGTAATCTATCTGAAACGCCTGTCTATGGGACAACTTGTTTTGGATGATTCACTTGCTGCGGGAGCTTACCGGGAACTTACAAAGGAGGAATTGAATTTATTATGCTAA
- a CDS encoding Holliday junction resolvase RecU, with translation MSTWNSRGLRGSTLEEFINRTNEYYLSRHLALIQKIPTPITPVKIDKTQRHITLAYFDQRSTVDYIGAVQGIPVCFDAKECNQDTFPMQNIHEHQVTFMREFEEQGGISFLIIYYSMRDVLYYMPYREVKQFWERAKNGGRKSIRFEELTDAHFMKERKGFLVPYLDAIQNDLDERDTEQ, from the coding sequence ATGAGTACATGGAATTCAAGAGGGCTTAGGGGGTCAACACTGGAAGAATTTATTAATCGTACGAATGAATATTATCTCAGCAGGCATCTTGCACTGATCCAGAAGATTCCAACACCGATCACGCCTGTGAAAATTGATAAAACGCAGCGTCATATCACGCTGGCATATTTTGATCAGCGAAGTACGGTGGACTATATTGGAGCAGTTCAGGGGATACCGGTCTGCTTCGATGCGAAAGAATGTAATCAGGATACGTTCCCGATGCAGAACATTCATGAACATCAGGTTACATTTATGAGGGAATTTGAGGAACAGGGCGGAATTTCTTTTTTGATTATTTATTACAGTATGCGGGATGTTCTTTATTACATGCCCTATCGGGAAGTAAAACAGTTCTGGGAACGTGCCAAGAACGGCGGGCGAAAGAGTATACGGTTTGAAGAACTTACAGATGCACACTTTATGAAAGAGCGAAAAGGATTTCTTGTTCCGTATCTGGATGCGATTCAAAATGATCTGGATGAGCGGGATACAGAACAGTAA
- a CDS encoding RluA family pseudouridine synthase has protein sequence MREIIISANEAAQRMDKLLFKYLNEAPKSFVYKMLRKKNIVLNGKKADGSEKLCPGDSIRLYLAEETLEKFSKVRVQRVSSKLNIIYEDNNIILINKPVGMLSQKAKPEDVSAVEHLISYLLEKGELTEETLRSFRPSVCNRLDRNTSGLLAAGKSLAGLQTLSELFRDRSLKKYYRCIVSGQVREGCRISGWLTKDAKTNKVTISKEKTADASRIETEYYPVKVGAAATLLEVHLITGKTHQIRAHLASQGHPILGDFKYGIAGENQKYRKAYGIQSQLLHAFRLEFPDMDGPLSYLSGKTFTADIPESFRKVCRGEGL, from the coding sequence ATGCGGGAAATTATAATTTCTGCCAATGAGGCGGCGCAGAGAATGGATAAACTGCTATTTAAGTATTTGAATGAAGCGCCAAAGAGCTTTGTTTATAAAATGCTTCGCAAAAAAAATATTGTATTGAATGGAAAAAAAGCGGATGGCAGCGAAAAACTTTGTCCTGGAGACAGTATACGGCTGTATCTGGCGGAGGAAACACTGGAAAAGTTTTCAAAAGTACGGGTACAGCGGGTATCATCAAAACTTAATATTATCTATGAGGATAACAATATTATTCTGATTAATAAACCGGTCGGGATGCTTTCTCAGAAAGCAAAGCCGGAGGATGTGTCGGCAGTGGAACATCTGATTTCTTATCTGTTAGAAAAAGGGGAACTGACAGAAGAAACATTGCGAAGTTTCCGACCTTCTGTCTGCAATCGGTTAGATCGCAATACGAGCGGTTTGCTTGCGGCCGGAAAAAGTCTTGCGGGGCTTCAGACATTAAGCGAACTGTTTCGGGATCGAAGTCTGAAAAAATACTATCGCTGTATCGTTTCCGGACAGGTAAGAGAAGGATGTCGAATTTCCGGATGGCTTACAAAAGATGCCAAAACGAATAAAGTAACTATTTCCAAAGAAAAAACAGCAGATGCTTCTAGAATTGAAACAGAATATTATCCGGTTAAGGTGGGGGCAGCTGCCACACTGTTAGAAGTTCATCTTATTACGGGGAAAACGCATCAGATCAGAGCGCATCTGGCATCTCAGGGACATCCGATTCTCGGAGATTTTAAATATGGAATCGCAGGAGAAAATCAAAAATACCGGAAAGCGTATGGCATTCAGTCACAATTACTGCATGCTTTTCGATTAGAATTTCCGGACATGGACGGACCGCTTTCTTATTTGAGCGGAAAGACTTTTACAGCAGATATTCCGGAAAGTTTTCGCAAAGTATGCCGGGGAGAGGGGCTGTAG
- a CDS encoding SDR family NAD(P)-dependent oxidoreductase — protein sequence MKIAVVTGASSGFGRIFVSELQKCCKTLDEIWVVARRKERLMELAEKASIPIRVFEADLSKKSWDREFAESLRSENPTVRILINCAGYGKTGNCGELGVDEQLGMIDVNCRALTKMTLLCMPYLGSYGRIIQVSSAAAFAPQPGFAVYAASKAYVLSFSRALREEVAPKGISVTAVCPGPSETEFFLRAGQGIDGIKKRTALAPERIVRQALENARKRRDVSVCGIPMKGARIACKLLPHSMIAKVMARF from the coding sequence ATGAAAATTGCAGTTGTAACAGGAGCATCTTCTGGGTTTGGACGCATTTTTGTGTCAGAACTCCAGAAATGCTGTAAAACATTAGATGAGATATGGGTAGTTGCAAGAAGAAAAGAACGCCTGATGGAACTTGCAGAAAAAGCATCAATTCCGATACGAGTGTTTGAAGCAGATCTTAGCAAAAAGAGTTGGGATCGGGAATTTGCAGAGTCTTTAAGATCAGAGAATCCAACCGTTCGAATTTTAATTAATTGTGCGGGATACGGAAAGACCGGGAATTGTGGAGAGCTTGGCGTGGATGAGCAGCTTGGCATGATCGATGTGAACTGCAGGGCTCTGACAAAAATGACATTGTTATGTATGCCCTATCTTGGAAGTTACGGAAGAATTATCCAGGTTTCTTCGGCAGCAGCATTTGCACCTCAGCCAGGATTTGCAGTTTACGCAGCGAGTAAAGCCTATGTACTCAGCTTTTCCAGAGCGCTTCGGGAAGAAGTAGCGCCAAAGGGGATTTCTGTCACAGCAGTCTGTCCGGGACCGTCGGAAACGGAGTTTTTTCTTCGGGCAGGGCAGGGGATTGATGGAATAAAAAAACGAACAGCGCTCGCGCCGGAGCGAATCGTCAGACAGGCGCTGGAAAATGCCAGAAAAAGACGCGATGTTTCTGTCTGCGGTATACCGATGAAAGGCGCTCGGATTGCCTGCAAGCTCCTTCCGCATAGTATGATTGCGAAAGTGATGGCGCGATTTTGA
- the hisZ gene encoding ATP phosphoribosyltransferase regulatory subunit: MDQTLHTPEGVRDIYQKECRKKLELERKLHQAAALYGYQDIQTPMFEYADVFQKDIGTVPSKEQYKFFDREGEILTLRPDMTPAIARAAAGLYETGDMPLRLCCFGETFVNHSNQQRRQNISVQLDAELIGVGTADADVEMLAMAFDCLKESGLKQFHVTLGHVGFCQGLMEAACLSGESERLLREYLRNGNASGIKMLLNQSKTGNEIKEAFEKLEELHGTAEILKIARKYAPVGKAMEAISRLEKVFELLKLYGIEEISFDLRMTGKYGYYTGMIFRAETGEVSGDLMRGGRYDHLLEKYGKSRPAVGFTINIDRLLEALEKQEVSMDGEMDRTIVLFLPERQQEAIELVQEFRSLKKQTELIGKRPECALEEYCRYGLEHFAGRLIYLKEGKLIEVHNLLTNEQQTITAEEE; the protein is encoded by the coding sequence ATGGATCAGACATTACATACTCCGGAAGGAGTCAGAGACATTTATCAGAAAGAATGCAGAAAAAAATTGGAATTGGAGCGGAAACTTCATCAGGCAGCAGCTCTATATGGCTATCAGGATATACAGACACCGATGTTTGAATACGCAGATGTATTTCAGAAAGACATAGGAACCGTTCCGTCAAAAGAGCAATATAAGTTTTTTGACCGGGAGGGAGAAATTCTGACGTTAAGACCGGATATGACACCGGCGATTGCAAGAGCAGCAGCCGGATTATATGAAACAGGAGACATGCCGCTAAGACTTTGTTGTTTTGGAGAAACTTTTGTGAACCATAGCAATCAGCAGAGGAGGCAGAACATTTCAGTGCAGCTGGATGCAGAGCTGATCGGAGTCGGAACAGCAGATGCAGATGTGGAAATGTTGGCAATGGCATTTGATTGTCTGAAAGAATCCGGCCTGAAACAATTCCATGTTACGCTTGGACATGTGGGATTTTGCCAGGGGTTAATGGAAGCAGCTTGTTTATCAGGGGAATCGGAACGGTTACTGAGGGAATATCTTCGGAATGGAAATGCCTCCGGAATCAAGATGCTTTTGAACCAGTCTAAGACCGGAAATGAAATAAAAGAAGCATTTGAAAAACTTGAAGAATTGCATGGAACAGCAGAAATACTGAAAATTGCGCGCAAATATGCGCCGGTCGGAAAAGCTATGGAGGCTATTTCCAGATTGGAAAAAGTTTTCGAGCTTCTAAAACTTTACGGAATCGAAGAAATATCTTTTGATCTTCGTATGACCGGGAAGTATGGCTATTATACCGGAATGATCTTTCGAGCCGAAACCGGAGAAGTATCCGGAGATCTCATGCGGGGCGGACGGTATGACCATCTGCTTGAGAAATATGGAAAATCCCGCCCGGCTGTTGGATTTACCATAAATATAGATAGACTTTTGGAGGCGCTCGAAAAGCAGGAAGTTTCTATGGACGGAGAAATGGATCGTACAATCGTATTATTTCTTCCGGAACGGCAGCAGGAGGCAATTGAACTTGTGCAGGAATTCCGCAGTTTGAAAAAGCAGACAGAACTCATTGGGAAACGTCCGGAATGTGCCCTGGAAGAATACTGCCGTTATGGACTTGAACATTTTGCCGGACGTCTGATTTATTTAAAAGAAGGAAAACTGATCGAAGTACACAATTTACTGACAAACGAACAGCAGACGATTACAGCAGAGGAAGAGTAA
- a CDS encoding YgiQ family radical SAM protein — protein MRQGFLPVTKADMEARGWDRVDFVYVSGDAYVDHPSFGHAIITRVLESRGYRVGIIAQPDWKKKESIAVFGEPRLGFLVSSGNMDSMVNHYSVSKKRRKTDAYTPGGIMGKRPDYAAVVYGNLIRQTYKHTPIILGGIEASLRRLAHYDYWSDKLKRSILLDAQADLISYGMGERSIIEIAEALDAGIAVQDITYIDGTVCKVKSKDLIYDAEYLPSYEELQEDKMNYARSFYQQYNNTDPFTGKRLAEPYGEHLYVVQNPPAKPLTQQEMDDVYSLPYMRTYHPDYEKEGGVPAISEVKFSLISNRGCFGSCSFCALTFHQGRIIQTRSHESLLQEAEMFTKDPEFKGYIHDVGGPTANFRAPACDKQLTHGACRHRQCLFPTPCKQLKADHSDYLSLLKKLREIPKVKKVFIRSGIRFDYVLADRNDRFLKELCQYHVSGQLKVAPEHVSDQVLELMGKPKNSVYQTFVEKYYDMNKKLGKEQYLVPYLMSSHPGSTMKEAVKLAEYLRGLGYMPEQVQDFYPTPSTISTCMYYTGVDPRTMKPVYVPKNPHEKAMQRALIQYRDPKNYDLILEALKITGRMDLVGFGPNCLIPPRKTEYTGRQNGKKANTYAKRKPIRNVHKKKER, from the coding sequence ATGAGACAGGGATTTTTACCGGTCACGAAAGCAGATATGGAAGCACGGGGATGGGACCGGGTGGATTTTGTATATGTATCAGGAGATGCATATGTGGATCATCCGTCTTTTGGACATGCAATTATTACGAGAGTGCTGGAATCCAGAGGGTACCGTGTTGGGATTATTGCACAGCCGGATTGGAAAAAGAAAGAAAGTATTGCTGTATTTGGAGAACCACGGCTTGGATTTTTAGTTTCTTCCGGAAATATGGACTCTATGGTTAACCATTATTCCGTATCTAAAAAGCGAAGAAAGACAGACGCATATACACCGGGCGGAATTATGGGAAAACGTCCGGATTATGCAGCGGTTGTCTACGGCAATCTGATTCGCCAGACTTACAAGCATACTCCGATTATTCTCGGAGGAATCGAAGCTTCTCTTCGTCGGCTTGCCCACTATGATTACTGGTCGGACAAGTTAAAACGTTCGATACTTTTGGACGCTCAGGCAGATCTGATTTCTTATGGAATGGGCGAACGCTCTATTATAGAAATTGCAGAAGCACTGGATGCCGGAATCGCTGTGCAGGATATCACTTATATTGACGGAACTGTTTGTAAAGTGAAAAGCAAAGATCTGATTTATGACGCGGAATATCTTCCGTCTTATGAAGAACTTCAGGAAGATAAGATGAATTATGCGCGCAGTTTTTATCAGCAGTACAATAATACAGATCCATTTACCGGAAAGCGCCTTGCAGAGCCATATGGAGAGCATTTGTATGTAGTGCAGAATCCGCCGGCAAAGCCGTTGACACAGCAGGAAATGGATGACGTCTACAGTCTTCCGTATATGCGGACATACCATCCGGATTATGAGAAAGAAGGAGGCGTTCCGGCAATTTCAGAAGTGAAGTTTAGTCTGATCAGCAACCGGGGATGCTTCGGTTCCTGCAGCTTCTGTGCGCTGACATTTCATCAGGGAAGGATTATTCAGACAAGAAGTCATGAATCCCTTCTGCAAGAAGCAGAAATGTTCACAAAAGATCCGGAATTTAAAGGTTATATCCATGATGTAGGCGGACCTACAGCGAACTTCAGAGCGCCGGCATGTGATAAGCAGCTGACACATGGTGCATGCAGGCACAGACAATGTCTGTTCCCAACACCGTGTAAGCAGTTAAAAGCCGATCATAGTGATTATCTGAGTCTTTTGAAAAAACTTCGCGAGATCCCAAAAGTAAAGAAAGTCTTCATTCGTTCGGGGATCCGGTTTGATTATGTTCTTGCGGATCGTAATGACAGATTTTTAAAAGAATTATGCCAGTATCATGTCAGCGGTCAGCTGAAAGTTGCGCCGGAACATGTGTCAGACCAAGTGTTGGAATTGATGGGGAAACCAAAGAATTCCGTTTATCAGACTTTTGTGGAAAAATATTATGACATGAATAAAAAACTTGGCAAAGAGCAGTATCTTGTGCCATATCTGATGTCATCCCATCCGGGTTCGACTATGAAAGAGGCAGTGAAACTGGCGGAATATCTGAGAGGACTCGGCTATATGCCGGAACAGGTGCAGGATTTTTATCCGACGCCGTCAACGATTTCTACCTGTATGTATTATACAGGTGTGGATCCACGTACAATGAAACCGGTTTACGTACCGAAAAATCCGCACGAAAAGGCGATGCAGCGGGCGTTGATCCAATATCGTGATCCGAAGAATTATGATTTGATTCTGGAAGCATTAAAAATAACGGGAAGAATGGATCTTGTAGGATTTGGTCCGAACTGTCTGATCCCACCGAGAAAGACGGAATATACCGGAAGACAAAATGGAAAAAAAGCAAATACTTATGCGAAGCGAAAACCAATTCGGAATGTGCATAAAAAGAAGGAACGATAG
- a CDS encoding M23 family metallopeptidase: protein MLEEKCHARWPKEITVRSDAFRAQQFPENALPKLFTFAKPAEEEKRAKAAAAIFLEYHCAGKGSGRGKKTEISQLIEKWEQFPQWKSFLKQMDSIWADVQYFPILQRTGEKESVTFENSWMEERTFGGKRGHEGTDLMTAFDEPGRYPAVSMTDGTVLHKSWLPKGGYRIGILSPHGGYFYYAHLDSYAEIEEGDTVQAGQLIGFVGNSGYGVEGTKGKFATHLHVGIYLNPGKEEISVNPYWILKYLEQRKLTYTSG, encoded by the coding sequence ATGTTGGAAGAAAAGTGTCATGCCCGGTGGCCGAAGGAAATTACTGTCAGAAGCGATGCTTTTCGGGCACAGCAATTTCCGGAAAATGCTCTTCCAAAGCTGTTTACATTTGCAAAGCCGGCAGAGGAGGAAAAAAGGGCAAAAGCGGCTGCGGCAATTTTTCTGGAATATCATTGTGCGGGAAAGGGATCAGGAAGAGGGAAGAAAACAGAGATTTCACAGCTGATCGAGAAATGGGAGCAATTTCCCCAGTGGAAATCATTTTTAAAACAAATGGATTCTATCTGGGCGGATGTACAGTATTTTCCGATTTTGCAGAGAACAGGAGAAAAAGAATCTGTCACTTTTGAAAACAGTTGGATGGAAGAACGTACTTTTGGGGGAAAGCGCGGGCATGAAGGGACAGATTTGATGACTGCATTTGATGAACCGGGACGTTACCCTGCGGTTAGTATGACGGATGGTACGGTGCTGCATAAAAGCTGGCTGCCAAAAGGTGGTTATCGAATCGGGATTCTCTCGCCTCACGGCGGCTATTTTTATTATGCACATCTGGATTCTTATGCAGAAATTGAAGAAGGAGATACGGTGCAGGCCGGACAGCTGATCGGTTTTGTCGGGAACAGCGGCTATGGTGTCGAAGGAACGAAGGGAAAATTTGCAACACATCTTCATGTGGGAATCTACCTGAATCCGGGGAAGGAAGAAATTAGTGTGAATCCTTATTGGATTCTGAAATATCTGGAACAGAGAAAATTAACATATACGTCAGGGTAG
- a CDS encoding HAD family phosphatase has product MLNEIDAVLFDLDGTLLDSMWVWEELDQIYIEKYHLTIPEDFYTKMEGMSFTETARYYLETFPQIDRTIEELKAEWNEIAMDCYTKEVAAKPGAENFLRELRERGIRTAIASSNSRELIEASLKAHKMDHQIEAITTSCEVNAGKPAPDVYLKSAEKLGVVPERCLVFEDVPNGILAGKNAGMKVCAVYDEFSACQDKRKKELADYYIRSYDEIKNQTYEVL; this is encoded by the coding sequence ATGCTAAACGAAATCGATGCGGTTTTATTCGATCTGGACGGGACGCTTCTGGACTCTATGTGGGTATGGGAGGAGCTGGATCAGATTTATATTGAGAAATATCATTTGACGATTCCGGAAGATTTTTACACAAAAATGGAAGGAATGAGCTTTACCGAGACTGCCCGTTACTATCTGGAAACCTTTCCGCAAATTGATCGGACAATCGAAGAGCTGAAAGCAGAATGGAATGAGATTGCGATGGACTGTTATACGAAAGAAGTTGCAGCAAAGCCGGGGGCAGAGAATTTCCTGAGAGAGCTTCGGGAAAGGGGAATCCGCACTGCAATTGCCAGCAGTAACTCGAGAGAACTGATTGAAGCATCTTTAAAAGCGCATAAAATGGATCATCAGATTGAAGCGATCACAACAAGCTGTGAGGTAAATGCCGGAAAACCCGCACCGGATGTATATTTAAAATCAGCCGAGAAGCTTGGTGTTGTTCCGGAACGCTGCCTTGTTTTTGAAGATGTGCCAAATGGAATTCTGGCGGGAAAGAATGCCGGCATGAAAGTTTGTGCAGTTTATGACGAGTTTTCGGCTTGTCAGGATAAAAGGAAAAAAGAATTGGCGGATTACTACATCCGCAGTTATGATGAAATAAAAAATCAGACATACGAGGTATTATAA